From Nitrospira sp.:
GCTGCCGGTCGGCATTGTGTCCATCGCGTCGGCGCAAGATCGCGACCGTGATCAGCTGAAGACCCAGCAGCAGCTTCAGGATAAGGACAAGCTGCAGACCAAGGACCAGCTGAAAGAGAAGGATCAGCTCAAGGAACAGGAGCGGACAAGGGAGCGAACCCGTGAACAAACCCGCACGGAGCGACCTGAGAGGCCGCAGCATGAGAAGGCAGAACGGACTGAACGCGGCGGTCGCTGAGTCCTTCCTGCTGGTGCAAAGATGTCTGATGGGGGGAATCGCGCATCGCCTGTCAGCAGGCGGTGCGCGTGCCATCTTGCGAGGGAAAAAGATGCTGCCGATGAACTCACAGGCCGAGAAAGCGACCGGTGCATCGGTCCGATGCGGGAGGCATTCTACCTGCCGGCGCAGAGTCGGTGTCGTACTTGGTGTTGTTCTCGCTGTCATTGGCGCAGGAACGGTCGACGGGGCGGTGGCTGCTGAAACCGAAGGGCCGCCTCAACCGGCCCCTCAATGGCGCGTCAGCGCGACCGTCAATTATTCGAGCGGTTCTTACGGGACGGATTCCAGAACGAACATTCTCTATGCGCCCATGACGGTTCGGCGGATCTTTCGGGACGGAGACGTGAGCCTGACGATTCCCTTTGTCAGCATCTCCGGTACCGGCGCCGTGCGACTGGTGGGTGGAGTTCCCACGCGAACAAGCAGCGCCACTGCTGGCCCGGTGGGGACGCTCGCCAGCGCGTCTGGAAGCGGCAAGGGGACCGGAGCCAGTCCGTTGTCCACTGCCACAACCGACAGCGGGCTCGGCGATATCATTCTGCGTGGCCGCTATTATGTAATCGAGGAGAGCCCCTTCATGCCGCTCGTGGCGCTGATCGGGCGGGTTAAATTACCGACCGCGGATGCCGATCGCGGGCTCGGCACAGGCGAGTTCGATGAGGGGGCTGGGGTGGAGTTGACGAAAAGCCTCGCTGATCGATGGCTGGCGTATCTTGACGGAGGCTACAACCTGATCGGCGACGCGCCGGGCACCAACTTCAATAACCAGTGGTGGTATGACGTCGGGATCGGGTATGA
This genomic window contains:
- a CDS encoding transporter translates to MRRQNGLNAAVAESFLLVQRCLMGGIAHRLSAGGARAILRGKKMLPMNSQAEKATGASVRCGRHSTCRRRVGVVLGVVLAVIGAGTVDGAVAAETEGPPQPAPQWRVSATVNYSSGSYGTDSRTNILYAPMTVRRIFRDGDVSLTIPFVSISGTGAVRLVGGVPTRTSSATAGPVGTLASASGSGKGTGASPLSTATTDSGLGDIILRGRYYVIEESPFMPLVALIGRVKLPTADADRGLGTGEFDEGAGVELTKSLADRWLAYLDGGYNLIGDAPGTNFNNQWWYDVGIGYDVTDNLNMSVFYEEYRALVNTVNNARDLLALANYVVDDTVHLTGSLLVGLSNGAPNYGVGGGVRFRF